The Dreissena polymorpha isolate Duluth1 chromosome 2, UMN_Dpol_1.0, whole genome shotgun sequence nucleotide sequence CAGTTTTGAAACCTACttgaattttgtaaataatgaAAATCGTAAAATTAGATTGAGTAGATTCCGATttattttcgaaacatttatataaaaaaggaaCATCTAATACTATTAACGTCAATTATCGTAAGTGTAAAGTGTGCACAACCGGAATGATTGAATCTGAATTCCATATTCTATGTTTTGTCGAATTTATATAGATCTGAGGTCGAAATACAAAATAATGCTGTACTTAAACACATtggattattttgaaataattatgtctTTCAAACGTTTCCGTAAAGTATCGAAATTTATatatctttttaatttaaaagtgtaAGATTATCATTGATTATTCTGTTGCTTTCTAGTAGTTTTAAATTCCCTTCACACAACATAAATATACGCTTTTCGTTATATATTCTTGTTGATTTTTAtttagcattttgtatctcgttaaatctatgtaacaatttcacatctagcgttgaaattttggctattgctataaggagcaCTGATTCTTTtcattcatttacttttttacgaaatattttgcgaaatattcgttgattttgagtatttatgttacttcaaTAAACATAATGTCGCATTCATATCTCTGTCGAAATGCTTTCATAATgtacttttcttttttaaacaacaattaaaataaccTAACACAAATCAATATAAACGACAAcagtatatattatatacataacattgtataatatccaaaattaatagaaaacatatagcatgaaaaaaaacactatatataAACTAACgagtaataaaacaaaattaaacatcatGTTATACGCATGGAGTAGCGTTAACGTAAGCATATACACTTATCctaattaaatattacaaataataatgtcCACATTTAACAACTAGTTGAAGTACGGAGCACGCGTATTATGTTTTCCCGTCACGAACACATATCATGTACGAAATCACGAATTTATAGTCGAATATACGTCCTCGAAGTCAGATCTGTTAACGTGTTTGCAATTATGGCCTTGCAATTTTTTGTTGAGGGCGTCTTTTGTCTGCTTGAGAAGATTTATGTCTTGTTGAAGTTTTGTACGTTGCTGAAGCTCACATTTTAATGCCtgaaattttatttgattaataGGGAATATCAGCGGCATTTCAAAGCTATAAGTGTGTACACATGTAATATAgtcaatatatgtattttgtatcGATCGCtcatattattgtttatttgagGAGCGAACGAAGTAATTATACACTGCTACCGTTTATGAAAACACACGCCGGGTAGTTTTTATGACCATAATATGTTAAGGTTTGAAGTCCAACGTTGATTAAATCTTATTAATATTGCACATTCGTGGTGCgattaacacatatattttattaattgcgaatcatatatatttttgttcaaagatcaTCTTATGTAATAAAGTTGGTTCGTTTACTGTGCATGTATAGCTGTTACATTCCATAAATGAATAGAGataagaacaaaacaaaatactCATTTATGACAAGTAGCTTATTCACAAGTATTAGGGAATGTGTAAGACAAAAGAACGGTTGCCATAGTTAATGCAATTTCacacatgtgtatatataatttcCGTAAAATAAATCACATTTACCGATATGTTGGAAGGCTTTGCCCTCTGCAATCGCATTTTGTCGTTACATGGTCAAATGTACAGTTGTAATAATAACATTGCAGAATTTACTGGAAGGTGATTACGATTTTGGTAATGCGTCTTTACACACGTATATGGTCCATATAATCTCATTTTCATATGAAAAAGCAGCAACGATAAACAAAAATCTAcctttattttaaaatagtttgtgACTCTCGTTCTTTTGAAACAGAAATACATACCGAGCTCAACTAATTTCAGGGAAGGTCCCAAATGTAAGTGCTTGCATTTGGAATTTTATGCGTGTATGAAAACGCACAAAGGCTATCCCAACATCAAGCATCGAAAATATAAAGAGCCTGTTTGCTCTTCTTTAACTCTTTTTTGTGTGAAGACCTATCCATTTATAAATAGTTATCAACTTAAACCAGTAATATTGGTCCTAGAAAAAAGAAGATTCAATGCGCTTTCTTATGATGGGATAAACAATGTAATTACATCTTATTGAGTTATAGAATTCTCCGTCAAAGGGTTAAGTAGAAGTTTTTATAGTAACATATATCGATCCACATAATTATGAGTTATTAGAAAAATTAAAAAGTTATGATTTGTTTAGTTGAGATGTCAAACTTAATTCTCATACTTTGGGACTATGAAAGTTAAGATAAATATCTCTTtacgtttatttttaaaactaGATATGACATGTTATTaaagtttttatattatatttatttatttgtatttataaatagtttttatattaattatcttAAGATAATTTGTAGTTTGTGTGTGTCAGTACAATATACTTGTTTAGGTGTTCCTGTTGCGTGAGATTTTATTCTGATAATTTCCAATGCATCGAGTAACAGAGTGTTCATGTTTAATAGAAGTTTTACGTTCATTGATTTTGAGCAAGAATCGTAGATCTTTAGGTGCCATGTCATCattcacatattattttttaacatacaatTCAAGTAGAATGACGTTCGCAAAGTTTGCGGGTAAGAACGCTTGGTAAATTTTATTATGTGTTATTAGTTTTCGGTATTCTTATGCATGGGGACATACAAGTTTTGTGCGCTTTGGTCAGAGATGTGTGCGCTATCAACGGTGtgcaaaacattttttatgtataaaaaaaacataattattatcgaTTATTCCTTGATAACCGGATGATGTTTTAGTTGTCTTGAAATTGAGTCTCTATTTCAAAAACAGGCATTTGAAAAATGTTCCATTTAATTCCAGTTATTTAATTGGTTTGATATTTGAAGTATACATAATGTACCTCTTTGAGTTCTGTTTCGCGACTCTTAAACTTCCGTCTGTAGGTTTTAGAGGCCTGTCGTGCACGATTAAGACGTAGTTGTTGGTGCTGTTTTTCCTCGTCAGATAACTGCAAATTATATGTCTATATCGCaaaaacattattaattgcatCAGATGTTCAACATAACTATTGCTTCGATTGTTTAACAGCAGCTGAAGGTATCgtaattaaaattaatgtatgaaagccattcaaattaaaacagatttattaacattttcaaaccAAAAAGTTAAAACCACAAATCGAAAATTAAAATCGCAGTCGACGCTCCAATATTCAGAATTACACCATACATAACAATCGAGTTGTATGAACGCGAAATGAGGCGCTGAAGGAAAACGGAATGATTATGTTAAAGTTTAAATGGTTCATAATAAATATACTGTTAACTATAGAAAAATaagacaaaataaatacaaacgtgctagacaatttattaataatatgacaTATGCATTCGACAATTAGATCAACTATTGTAATTTTAATCATAATGTATACGCTTGTTAAGgccatttaattaaaatattcatacagGGTGTAACACGTGTAATTAGTTACCGCCTGTCGTGTTCGCTATCACTTTGAGTACAAACTCAAAGTATAAATTATCTttttatatttatctttttttattgaataaatcgTGACTTAATACGTTTTTATGATATTAATAGTTAATGTAATATCAATTTAATTATCATCAACTAGATCTTGTATCTCTTGTCTTCTAGatggtttttatttcaatttttaaaatgcttttACCTCGATTGGATGTCGTAAATTGTCGTGCATATGTGGCATTTCAGGGAGTCCTTCTTGTACACGCCGGCATTGTATTTTTAGCTTCATTTCAATCTTGATAAGAGACGATAATTTTAGAGGTGTGTTCAACAATTGAACATCTGGCGGGTCAATTGAATAACTGCTGCGTTCATCTTCTTTGAAAAACTCATTCGATGCATcatcaagttcaaggtcaatagAGTTTTCCGAtattggtttatcggtcaatgaTGTTTTGCacgtgttattgtttttgtaaagcATCCAGTTCCGAAATGTAGGACAAGGTTCATCAGTGTCTGTAACCGTCAAAATCTGGGGTTGTAAATGCGCCCATTCAGATATGCTCCTATATATTCGAGTAGATTTTCTTTCCACGCTACATATATTCAATTTCGAACCAGCATTCTTGCCTCTTAATAAGCCAGCTTTTAACGATTTCAATTCAGTATGTTTTACACGTGTATTCTCCTCCAGAATAATTAAATGACTGTTTTCTTCGATACATGGTACTTTTACAACTGGTACATTGGAACTGTGATTATTTTTATTCAAGAAGTATCcctgacatacatgtatgtttttattacaCGGATCTGAAGACAATACATGTTTATCATCCGCCTTCCATGTCTGTGTTTCACGCGGTCCGTTATCTAACGTATGCAAACAAGGCAGATTACCAGTTCCAATGCCAGATGAGGCAATCATGTCTTGCATACTACAACCAGTCACATTAAACGTTTCACCTAAATGAATTACTTAAACTAATAAATATTGATGTGCTTTTTCTACAGATATTTAGTGTCATTTACTCCTAATGCTTTCACAAATTTGCTGTTTTAAACGATCCTTTATACTTCCTAAACGGTTGACAAGAATGTATAAAATCGGTCGtatttgaataaaattgtaatacatTATGCAGACTAAGACAAAAACCAAAACACCATGCGTACATGATGAGTCGTATATGCGAGACAGTATTGTCAGAGTTTATATGTGAATATTATGGGATCCCATAGGATACAGTTCACCGCAGAACTCGACAATAATCAATACAAAGAATGAAGTTAGAAAATGTATTGCctattaaatataaggcttgctttttaatataaatcTAATTAATGGACCATGTTAATTAGTCGTTTGATACCTGGACTATTTACAGTGCTCAAGTACACCGTTTGAAAATGTGAAGGATCCCACCACGGTTTCCCCTGAATATCACATGATGTTAAGGTTGTTAATATTTATGTAATCTATCGAGGTCAACTAAGGTGACTGAACTGGAACTTGAACGGTAAATGAACCATTGATCCaaatattttagaattttgaAATGTATCCGAACAATACTCAAGTAcaacatatgtatttaaacaCTGCACTTCAAATTAGGTCGCCATGATGTAAtgggtatggtgtccgccttgcgaccgggaggtcacgggttcgatccccgccgtgggagcgttcttcagatctccccaaagacaccaagtactggttctaggcccaggaaacggactcgagagcgtttatataagcctaaggctttcgactcaatcgagctaaaataaaaaggtttaaactaaactaaatagtCACAACATTCAAATGAACAcgtcaaaaatataaaatttataattaatatgACAAAAGAGCTTTCATGTAGGTTGAATAGTTGTATCGTCTAAcctttcaaattaaaaatttgtCTATTATATTCGAAACACGCTTGACTG carries:
- the LOC127867666 gene encoding uncharacterized protein LOC127867666 is translated as MQDMIASSGIGTGNLPCLHTLDNGPRETQTWKADDKHVLSSDPCNKNIHVCQGYFLNKNNHSSNVPVVKVPCIEENSHLIILEENTRVKHTELKSLKAGLLRGKNAGSKLNICSVERKSTRIYRSISEWAHLQPQILTVTDTDEPCPTFRNWMLYKNNNTCKTSLTDKPISENSIDLELDDASNEFFKEDERSSYSIDPPDVQLLNTPLKLSSLIKIEMKLKIQCRRVQEGLPEMPHMHDNLRHPIELSDEEKQHQQLRLNRARQASKTYRRKFKSRETELKEALKCELQQRTKLQQDINLLKQTKDALNKKLQGHNCKHVNRSDFEDVYSTINS